From a region of the Oncorhynchus tshawytscha isolate Ot180627B linkage group LG14, Otsh_v2.0, whole genome shotgun sequence genome:
- the kbtbd3 gene encoding kelch repeat and BTB domain-containing protein 3: MDPRSEGSDPRSEGTDYVPNSIPYVPEHRSELCVSEAHSQQLLGMLRSFRERGLLFDFTITVQDQTFPCHRCVLAACSDFFRAMFELDMRECGDRMVTLGNQSPEAVRCFLDFCYSGEMVVTHENVDMLFQLASFLQVSVLFRACSDFLTGTLELSNCLMLLALAEGYGSASLLQQANEFVVQNFHDLSMTTDFLDMPLGVLELCLGSDSLSVPSEEVAVRSSLRWTSHDLQTRQRLLPRLLALLRLHHIPTHTLQALARTENLLSGDQLCVSLVSDAVSRQTQLSGLLPDARPATTQSYIYIHKTEENGDIHHSFCYCLDTDQWRELPQGPGAGFSMTPDPAGSSLTSYAEKLFVTGGCRGNCCRTVRLHVAEPFHDATAEVWCYCPVTHTCTPAPDMGKPRTMHTAITTLDRLYVLGGRTRGEREGTPSLMEVEYYDPLAKTWTSVSPLPTAIYYPESSACGSIIYTLGSSVEISDSFNPSLDCFLRYDAVSDQWSHLVAEFGQFFHATLVKAVSVNNILHLCDLSTYKVYSFCPETCVWQGEGSFECAGFNAGSVGVANRIYILGGDYSPDEITDEVQVYHSGRGQWEEVTPMPRPLTEFHCQVISFNRYRDPWGGRDM, from the exons ATGGACCCACGGTCTGAGGGATCCGACCCCCGGTCCGAGGGAACTGACTACGTTCCCAACAGTATTCCCTATGTTCCGGAGCACaggtctgagctgtgtgtgtcaGAGGCTCACAGCCAGCAGCTACTGGGTATGCTCAGATCGTTCAGAGAGCGAGGCCTACTGTTTGACTTCACTATAACAGTCCAGGACCAGACCTTCCCCTGTCACCGCTGTGTCCTGGCAGCCTGCAGCGACTTCTTCAG GGCCATGTTTGAGTTGGACATGCGTGAGTGTGGTGATAGGATGGTAACCCTGGGTAACCAGTCCCCAGAAGCCGTGCGCTGCTTCCTGGACTTCTGTTACTCTGGAGAGATGGTCGTCACCCACGAAAACGTAGACATGCTGTTTCAGCTCGCCTCTTTCCTACAG GTGTCTGTGCTCTTCAGAGCATGCAGTGACTTCCTGACAGGAACCCTGGAGCTCTCCAACTGCCTGATGCTATTGGCCCTCGCCGAGGGATATGGCTCCGCTTCCCTCCTCCAGCAGGCCAATGAGTTTGTAGTTCAGAACTTCCACGACCTCTCAATGACTACAGACTTCCTGGATATGCCG TTGGGCGTGCTCGAGTTATGTCTGGGTTCGGACAGTCTGAGCGTGCCCAGTGAGGAGGTGGCGGTGAGGTCATCCCTGAGGTGGACAAGTCACGACCTCCAGACCAGACAGAGGCTGTTGCCACGGCTCCTAGCACTGCTACGGCTACatcacatacccacacacaccctgcag GCCCTGGCCCGGACTGAGAATCTCCTCTCAGGGGACCAACTCTGTGTTAGTCTGGTCAGTgatgcagtgagtagacagacacAGCTCAGTGGTCTACTGCCAGATGCCAGACCAGCCACCACACAGTCTTACATCTACATCCACAAGACAGAGGAGAACGGAGATATACACCACAGCTTCTGTTACTGCCTGGACACAGACCAATGGAGAGAGCTACCTCAGGGCCCGGGGGCGGGTTTTAGTATGACCCCTGACCCCGCAGGCTCTTCCCTCACCAGCTACGCCGAGAAg TTGTTTGTGACAGGTGGTTGTCGGGGCAACTGTTGTCGCACGGTGCGTCTTCACGTGGCAGAGCCGTTCCATGATGCGACAGCGGAGGTTTGGTGCTACTGCCCAGTCACACACACCTGCACTCCTGCCCCGGACATGGGGAAACCCCGTACCATGCACACagccatcaccaccctggacagaCTGTATGTGCTAGGAGGGAGGaccagaggagaaagggaggggactCCTAGCCTAATGGAG GTGGAGTACTACGACCCCCTGGCCAAAACCTGGACCTCCGTCAGCCCTCTGCCCACTGCTATCTACTACCCAg AATCCAGTGCGTGCGGCAGCATCATCTACACATTGGGTTCGTCAGTGGAGATATCGGACTCCTTCAACCCTTCGCTGGACTGTTTCCTGCGCTACGATGCTGTTTCTGACCAGTGGAGCCACCTGGTGGCAGAGTTTGGTCAGTTTTTCCACGCCACCCTGGTCAAGGCTGTGTCCGTCAACAACATTTTACACCTCTGTGACTTGTCTACGTATAAG GTGTACAGTTTCTGTCCAGAGACGTGTGTGTGGCAAGGGGAGGGGTCGTTCGAGTGTGCCGGGTTCAACGCAGGCTCCGTGGGCGTGGCCAACCGAATCTACATCCTGGGAGGAGACTACTCACCTGATGAGATCACTGACGAAGTCCAAGTGTACCACAGTGGGCGGGGCCAGTGGGAGGAAGTGACACCAATGCCACGGCCCCTGACAGAGTTTCACTGTCAGGTCATCAGCTTCAACAGATACAGAGACCCCTGGGGAGGAAGGGACATgtaa